The Microlunatus antarcticus DNA segment TACGTGGGAAGCCTGGCGGCCTGGATGGCCGGCGACCTCGACCACGCAGTACCCGGCGGCGAGGACGGGCATGCCTTCCGGGCCCGGTACGACGCGGCGGTGGCCGCCGTGGTCGACGCGCACCGGCCCGACGCGACCGCCGTCGTCTTCAGCCACGGCGCCGCCATCCGCGCGTACGCCGCCCTCGCCACCCGCCTCAGCCCCGAGGAGTCCCACGAGCTGTGGCTCGCGAACACCGGCCTGGCCGTCCTCGTCGGCGACCCGGCGTCGGGTTGGCGGCTCGACCGCTGGCACGCCGAGCCGCTCGGCGGGAGCGCCCTGCTCGACCGCGCCGCGCAGGACGTCACCGGCGAGAGCACCGACGACCTGGACGCCGAGACCGACTGAAGCAGGACGCGCACCAGGGTTTCCCCACCCCTCACCCCCTCGGCGAGCGGTAGGTTGCCGCGAACTTTCAGCGCTGGAAAGCGCGGCAACCTACCTCTCGCGGACCTCGGGAGGAGCAGGCCGGCGCCAGCGGTAGGGCGTGGTGGTGGAGACGGCGACCAGACCGGAACGTTCCAGGATCGGGC contains these protein-coding regions:
- a CDS encoding histidine phosphatase family protein, translated to MRLLLIRHGQTPANVAGALDTAVPGLPLTALGEAQAAAVPAALADERVDGIYVSRLVRTQLTAAPLARARDLRVEVRDGFEEVSAGAYEMSSEPEAVEAYVGSLAAWMAGDLDHAVPGGEDGHAFRARYDAAVAAVVDAHRPDATAVVFSHGAAIRAYAALATRLSPEESHELWLANTGLAVLVGDPASGWRLDRWHAEPLGGSALLDRAAQDVTGESTDDLDAETD